A window of Primulina huaijiensis isolate GDHJ02 chromosome 9, ASM1229523v2, whole genome shotgun sequence contains these coding sequences:
- the LOC140985037 gene encoding LIM domain-containing protein PLIM2c-like — protein sequence MASAFTGTLDKCKACDKIVYFVDLLSADGMNYHKSCFKCSHCKGTLVMSNYSSMDGVLYCKPHFEQLFKESGNFSKNFQTSAKSERENSMTRTPSKVSAMFSGTLDKCPACKKTVYPLEKMTMEGESFHKSCFKCAHGGCPLTHSSYAALDGILYCKVHFQQLFMEKGNYQHVLDAATNKKSGVELVEYMETKVEPANLEQSEENDGGQSKSDLESESEKAQEQS from the exons ATGGCATCGGCATTCACGGGAACTTTGGATAAATGCAAGGCTTGTGATAAGATTGTATATTTTGTTGATTTGTTATCTGCAGATGGGATGAATTATCACAAGTCTTGCTTCAAATGCAGTCATTGTAAAGGAACTCTTGTG ATGAGCAACTACTCTTCCATGGATGGAGTTCTGTACTGCAAGCCTCATTTTGAACAACTTTTCAAGGAATCTGGGAATTTCAGCAAGAATTTTCAAACtt CTGCGAAATCCGAGAGGGAAAATTCTATG ACAAGGACACCTAGTAAAGTTTCAGCCATGTTCTCTGGAACTTTGGACAAATGTCCTGCTTGTAAGAAAACCGTTTACCCTCTTGAAAAG ATGACAATGGAGGGAGAATCATTTCACAAATCATGCTTCAAATGTGCTCATGGAGGATGTCCTCTTACACACTCATCTTATGCTGCATTGGATGGGATCTTGTACTGCAAGGTCCATTTTCAACAATTATTCATGGAGAAGGGAAATTACCAACATGTCCTTGATGCTGCCACTAACAAGAAGAGTGGTGTAGAACTGGTAGAGTACATGGAGACCAAAGTCGAGCCAGCCAATCTCGAGCAGTCAGAGGAGAATGATGGTGGTCAATCAAAATCTGATCTCGAATCGGAATCTGAGAAGGCACAAGAACAaagctga